In the Quercus lobata isolate SW786 chromosome 5, ValleyOak3.0 Primary Assembly, whole genome shotgun sequence genome, one interval contains:
- the LOC115990464 gene encoding uncharacterized protein LOC115990464, translating to MADGEQNAQPPTLKDYVRPVVNENNSGIRRQTINANNFELKPALISMVPQAQFGGSPLNDPNIHLAMFLEICNTVKMNGVTEDTIRLRLFPFSLRDKARGWLQSLQLGSITSWQDMAEKFLAKFFPPAKTAQLRSEIGQFRQNDFESLYEAWERYKDLIRRCPQHGFSNWLQIQMFYNGLNGQTQTIVDAASSGTLMSKTVKGVTSLLEEMVLNNYQWPIERTMAKKVAGIHELDPFAALSAQVASLSHQVSTLTTQRIPQSAEYVAVSSMTVPMNEVSQEQVQYINNRNYNYRGNPMPNYYHPGLRNHENFSYGNTKNVLQPPPGFDSQPSEKKMSLEDAMVSFVEETKARFKKSDSRLDNIETHCNNMAATMKNLEVQIGQLATTINAQQR from the coding sequence ATGGCTGACGGAGAACAAAATGCACAGCCACCCACCTTGAAGGATTATGTACGGCCAGTTGTGAATGAAAACAATTCAGGCATAAGACGCCAGACCATTAATGCCAACAATTTTGAGCTCAAACCAGCGTTAATCAGCATGGTACCACAAGCCCAATTTGGTGGATCACCACTTAATGATCCCAATATTCATTTGGCGATGTTTTTGGAGATTTGCAATACCGTAAAAATGAATGGTGTTACTGAAGACACCATTAGACTGAgattgtttcctttttctttgagGGACAAGGCTAGAGGTTGGCTACAATCTCTACAACTGGGAAGCATCACTAGTTGGCAAGACATGGCAGAAAAGTTTCTTGCTAAATTCTTTCCACCTGCAAAAACAGCCCAACTCAGGAGTGAGATTGGTCAATTCAGGCAAAATGATTTTGAGTCACTCTATGAAGCATGGGAAAGGTATAAAGATTTGATTCGGCGTTGCCCTCAACATGGATTTTCGAATTGGTTGCAAATTCAGATGTTCTATAATGGGTTAAATGGGCAAACTCAAACCATAGTTGATGCTGCTTCTAGTGGAACTTTGATGTCAAAGACAGTTAAGGGTGTTACTTCTCTTTTGGAAGAAATGGTCTTAAACAACTATCAATGGCCAATTGAAAGAACTATGGCTAAGAAAGTTGCTGGGATTCATGAATTGGATCCGTTTGCAGCCCTCTCAGCTCAAGTTGCTTCTCTATCTCATCAGGTTTCAACCTTAACAACCCAAAGAATACCACAAAGTGCAGAATATGTAGCAGTTTCAAGTATGACAGTTCCGATGAATGAAGTAAGTCAAGAACAAGTTCAATACATCAACAATCGAAACTACAACTATCGTGGAAATCCTATGCCAAATTACTACCATCCAGGACTTCGAAATCATGAGAATTTTTCTTATGGAAACACGAAGAATGTGCTACAACCTCCTCCAGGGTTTGATAGTCAACCAAGCGAGAAGAAGATGTCACTTGAGGATGCCATGGTTTCCTTTGTTGAGGAGACCAAAGCAAGGTTTAAAAAGAGTGATTCACGGTTGGATAACATTGAGACTCATTGTAACAATATGGCAGCCACTATGAAAAATCTTGAAGTGCAAATTGGGCAACTAGCCACAACCATCAATGCCCAACAAAGATGA